The window GGAGGGAAATTATCTGGAGACTTCCGCCTCTCTCATGTTTGCCTATGCCCTTTTTAAAGGAGTCCGTCTTGGAGTTTTACCGGAATCCCCCTATCTTATTAAGGGAGAGGAGATATTCCTGGCTGTTGAGACAGAAAAGTTTGCCCTTTCCGGAGGGCGCCTGCAGCTGACCGGAATGTGCAAGGGTGCAGGCCTGGGGCCGGAGAACAACCGGGCCAGGGACGGAAGCAGGGCATACTATCTTAAAGAGCCGGTGGTGGCAGATGAACAGAAGGGAGCGGGCGCTCTGATGATGGCATACAGCGAGTGGCTCCTTCTGAAGAAAAAGGGCCCTGTAAGGCCGGAGACATTTCCCAGGGTGGAGATTTGGAACGGAAACTATACCCATTTCTTTGAGCAGAAAAGCAGCAGATTACGGATCTGACAGCTGGATTTTGCTGCAGTATCCAATATTCCTTGAATTCCTCTCTGGAAATTTTCTGCTGTTTCCTCACGTTTATGTGATAAAAACTGTTAATAATATAACAAAGTATCATTTGCAACCGCTGGTTGACAAATTATACAACGCAATTGGTGGTTGTCAACCTAAAAATATTCTATAATGCAAGAGTCATACATCACCAGGTGTACATAGCTACTTCTTTCCTGCACTTGAAGAATGAATGGCATAAATAAATTTTGAGAGGATGGTACATTGTGATATTAGCAGAAAAAATTATTGCATTGCGCAAAAAGGCCGGCTGGTCCCAGGAGGAGCTTGCTTACCAGATGGGCGTATCACGGCAGTCAGTATCCAAGTGGGAATCCGGATCTTCAATTCCTGATTTAGAACGAATTTTAAAGCTGAGCCAGGTATTTGGTGTCAGCACAGATTATTTATTAAAAGAAGAGATAGAGACAGCTCCTGCATCTATTATCATGGAATCCGATTCTGATGAGGTGCAAAAAAGGGTCACCCTTGAAATGGCCAATGAATTCATGGAGATCAAAATCCGCTGGGCGAAAAAGGTGGCTTTGGCTGCAGCAGCTTACATTCTGTCTCCTGCTGCACTGATTTTTCTTGGAGGATTATCCGAATTAAAAGATAAAAGTATCAGTGGAAACGTGGCAGGAGGACTTGGACTGGTCATATTGCTTCTGATTGTTGGAATTGCCACAGTGTTTTTTGTAATGCATGGAATGAAAACGGAACCTTATCAATTTTTAGAGAAAGAAGTTTTTCGTCTGGAATATGGTGTGGAAGGGGTCGTACGGAAACGGATGGCAGAGTATGAAGGAACCTATAGAATATGTACCATGGCAGGTGTTTTCCTATGTATTATCTGCGCCTTGCCATTGATGGCAGCTGTTGCATTAAGCAGTTCGGACTTTGTTTATGTTTTGTGTGTAGATTTTATTTTGATCATAGTGGCTTGTGCCGTATTTTTATTCATGGCGGCAGGAGAGAAAAAGGGCTGTTTTCAGATGCTTCTGCAGGAGGGGGATTATACGGCAGAGAAGAAGCTGGAAAAAAAGCAGTCAGAACACCTTCCTGCCATATATTGGTGTACCATTACTGCGGTATATCTGGGCATCAGTTTTTATACGGGAAATTGGAGCAGGACGTGGATCATCTGGCCTTGTGCGGGAGTTATGTATGCGGCAGTGCAGGCAATAGCTGCTGCATTAAAAGATAAGAAAATGCATGATTAAGCAGTTATATACGCTTCAGATAAACCTGTATTTAAAGGCTTTAGAGATTAAAGACCCAAATTAAATAATAAAGATACAGACCCTTCCATTCTAAGGATAGGGTCTGTATCTTTATAAAGAGTTTCATCGTGAGAAAAGCGTGATATAGTTACGCATAATGGCGTAACGTCCTTCAGCCGTCAGTTTCACCAGACCGCCGGATAGCTGGACGCAGTCCTCCCGTTCTAAGGATTTGATGATTTTTGATGTAAACTCACCGGTCCAGTGCAGGTGGGACTTTATGGTGTCAACGCCTGCCTCCGAATTTTCTTCCGCACTGTTTTCATGATTAGAAAGGTGAAAGAGCAGTGTCGCCTTAGCAAATTCCAGTTTCTGATTTCTGCGTTTAAGCAGTGAACGGATCAGTCCTCTGCGTGGGGCAAAAACAAACACAAGGAAGAAGACCAATCCGGTTACCACGGCCATGCTGCCTGCAATGGACACATCCAACAGAGCAGCTGCCTGATACCCCAGGATTCCGTTGACGGCTCCGATGATCCCGCTTAAAATCAGCATTTGTTTGAGATCGTCCGTCAGTAAGTAAGCCGTCACCGGAGGGCCGATCATAAATGCCACCACCAATACGGATCCAACTGCCTGAAATGCTCCCACTGTGGTGAGAGATACCAGGGTCATCAGCCCGTAATGTACCAAGGCCGGTGAAAAGCCCAGCACAGCGGACAGCATGGGATCAAAGGTTGCGACCTTCAGTTCTTTAAAGAAAATAATAATTGCCGCCAGATTGATCAGCAGCAGGATCCCTGTTGTATAAATCGCTTTTGCGCCTATATCCGTGCCGCCTATGACCATACGGTCAAAAGGAGCAAAAGCCAGCTCTCCCAAAAGTACGGAATCAGTATCCAGATGAACCGATCCGGCATAACGGGTAATCAGAATAATGGCTATGGAAAAGAGCAGAGGAAACACCACTCCGATGGCGGCGTCTTCCGCCAGCAGCCGCGTCCGGCTCAGCAATTCCGTCAGCCACACGGTCACCACTCCCATCAGTGCGGCTCCCACAATCAGCAAAGGGGAGGAGAGATCATGGGTGCCGAAAAATGCGAGTACAATTCCCAACAGAATCGTATGGGTAATGGAATCGGACATCATTGACATTTTCCGAAGCACCAGAAACGTTCCGGGCAGAGCACAGGCCACAGCAACAATAACGGCTATGATTTGAATTTCAATTTGCGGTGCCATCCGGCACACCTCCTTCCAGCTTATATAGAACCTTATTTTTTCTGCGCTGATATACTCTGTGCAGGACACCCCGCCCAGGAGCAAACAAAACGCTGATGATTACGATGGAACTGACACAAACCACGATAGCCGGGCCTGTGGGCAGCTTTGGAACAAGAGAACTGGCCGCCGTTCCTGCAACGCCGGATACAGCACCGAAAAGCGCCGATAAAACCACCATGACCCACAGCTTATTGGTCCACTGGCGTGCGGCAACCGCAGGGGTAATCAGCATGGCGCTCATGAGAATAACGCCAACTGTCTGCAATCCGATAATGATTGCCAGTACGATCATAAATGACAGCAGGAGATTCAGCTTCTTTGGGGAAAACCCAAGGCTCTGGGCAAAGTCGCTGTCAAAAGTGAAAAGCTTAAATTCCTTCCAGAACAGCAGTACCAGTGCGAGCAATATAAGGCCGCAGATCATCATCAGAATGATATCCCGCTGTAAAAGCGTGGACGCCTGCCCGAAGATGAAGCGCTTTAAGCCTGCCTGATTAGAGTTGGGAATCTTCTGCACGTAGGTGAGCAGCACCAGGCCAAGTCCAAAGAATACCGACATTACAAGAGCCAGCGCACTGTCAAACTTCACGCGGGTATGCCGCACAATGCTGACAATAAACAGTGTTGCCAGTAAACCGGAAACAAGGGCGCCCAGCAGCAGAACCTCCGTATTTTTGCTGCCCAGGAGTACAAAGGCCATCACAACCCCGGGAAGGGCGGAGTGGGATACCCCGTCTCCCAGCAGGCTTTGCTTGCGAAGTACTGCAAAGCTGCCGAGCACTCCGCTGATCAGTCCTAGCAGGGCGGAACCCAGAGCTACTGTCTGGAACGTATAGTCGGAAAATAAAGAAATAATACTGCGAAACATCACATCACACCCCTTAAAAGCGCACCGGAGCTGTGGTAGGTCTTTTTTAAATTGTCTTCGTGGAATACTTCATCCACAGGCCCACAGGCAACCACGCGCAGATTGATCAGGGTAACCCAGTCAAAGTAATCGGGTACCGTTTGCAGATCGTGATGGACCACAACCACGGTCTTATTCTGCTCCTTCAGTTCCTTCAGCAGTGCCACAATAGCCCGTTCCGTCTGAGCGTCTACCCCCTTAAAAGGTTCATCCATAAAGTAAACCTCTGCTTCCTGTGCCAGGGCACGGGCCAGGAAAACCCGCTGCTGCTGGCCGCCGGAAAGCTGGCTGATCTGGCGGCCACCGTACTCCTCCATACCTACCTTTGCCAGCATCTGTTTTGCCAGCTCCACATCCGATTTACGGGGACGGCGGATCCAGCCCAGCTTGCCGTAGCAGCCCATGAGCACTACATCCTGCACTGTGGCCGGGAAATCCCAGTCCACGCTTCCGCTTTGGGGAACATAGCCGATGCGGTTTTTCAAGGTGCGCAGATCGTCGTTCCCATCCAGAAACCGGACAGCCCCGGTCACAGGTTTTAAGAGCCCCAGCATGGCTTTGATCAAGGTCGTTTTGCCGGCTCCGTTGGGACCGACCACCGCCATCAGCTTTCCCTTTGGGATTTTTAAATCAATATCCCAAAGAACAGGCTTTGCATCATAGGCTACGGTCAAATCCTCTACCTCCACCGCATAGTTTTGTTGTCTTTCCATATGATTCCCTCCTGTCACTTTAAGGCATCCACAATTGTGTCAATATTAGCTTTGACGGTCAGGATGTAAGTATCAGCTCCAGACTGGGCATCACCCAGGGAGTCGGAATAAAGCTCCCCGCCGATGGAAACATCAAAGCCCTTTGCTTTTACCGCAGCCTGCAGCGCTTCAATGGTTTTCGGGGGCACGGAAGATTCTACGAAAATAGCCTTGATCTGCCGTTCTACAATGAAACCTGCCAGATCGCTTACATCGGCTGTACCTGCTTCTGCATCAGTGCTGATACCCTGCAGTCCCCGTACTTCAAATCCATAGGCTTTGCCAAAGTATTGGAACGCATCGTGAGCAGTCACCAGCACGCGCTGTGCTTCCGGCAGTTCGGCAGCCCTGCCGCGGATGTATTGATCCGTCTCATTAAGCTCTTTTAAGTAGGCGTCCAGATTTGCCTCATAATCAGCTTTTCCATTGGGATCGGCTTCGGCTAATCCCTTTGCAACGGTTTTAGCTGCATCCTCCCACAGAGAAACGTCAAACCAGATATGAGGATCATGGATAGAGCTGTCATCTTCCCACGCAAGAAGCATGGATTCGTCTAAGCCTTTTTCAATGCAGATGACTGCCGGCCCCTGACTGGACAGGTTCTCAAATATTTCTCCCATTTTTCCTTCCAGATGCAGGCCGTTATATACCACCACATCCGCTTTCTGCATCAGGGAAACATCTCCTGCGCTGGCCTGATATAAGTGCGGATCAATACCTGGTCCCATCAGACCGTTTACTGAAACCCGGTCTCCGCCGATGACTGTAGACAGATCAGCCAGCATGGTAGTGGTAGCAACAATGTTTAATTTATCTTTTGATGAGTCTTGGTTTACTGCCGGAGCAGAACAAGCCGTAAGAAATAATGTAAGACTCAGGATCGTGCCCAAAAGGCCTTTGGTTTTTTGATTCATAAGAAACCTCCTAAAATTATATTTGATGTCACAGCCTCTCTGTCTCGTCTACATAGATCTGACAGGCGGCCTTATAACTGATTTGAACGCACTTGCCTTCCAGGTCAAGGGTCAGCGGTCCTTCGTATGGTGCGGCTTCTATAATGCGTACGGAGCTTCCAATGGTAATTCCGCTTTCCTGCAGATAGTCCAGCAGTTCTTTTTCTTCCTTTACACGCCGGATATGGGAAGCTGCACCGGAGGAAAGTAAGTTTAAGGTCACCAGGGGAGCACGGTCTATTTGGCCGTCAGCATGGGGAATTGCGCTTCCGTGGGGACAATAGGCCGGGTAATTTAAAAACTGATCCAGCCGGGCCGTCAGGCGTGAAGGGGTAATGTGTTCCAGCAGCTCCGCGTCTTCATGTGCCTCGCTCCAGGAATAGCCGAGATGACGCATCAGGAAAACCTCCCAGAGACGGTGTCCCCGTACCAGGGAAATGGCAACTTTAATTCCCTCAGGCGTCAGGCATGAACCTTTGTAAGGCTCATAATGGATCAGCCCCTCCTTCTTCAGCTTTCCCAGCATTTCCGTCACAGAAGCCGGGGCGATCTGCAAAGCTTCCGCAATCTGCTTATTGTTTACCAGTTCTTCCATTCCGCCCAGTTTATAAATGGCCTTTAAATAATCTTCTTTGTTTGGTGTCATTTTATCTTCCTCCGTTTTAGATATATAAGCCCAGCCATCAGCTTGGGTAAGAATATTGTTTGAAAGTGTATGAGATTCTTTTATACCGCAAAAATTTTCCTAAGCCATCCAATCAGCAGGATGAGGGCGATTACTATTAAAGGAGGTATCTTGCGGCGAAAAAGCTGTTTTGTATAAGCATCCATATTTTTTCTCCTGTTGTGTTGTTTGTTTTATATATTTAGGCATACCTAAATTTAATTATATTATATGCCTAAACACGTAAAAATGCAAGTGTTTTGCATATGAAATTAATCATTTCATCATCCGGATCCGTTAGGGGTGGGAAATAATGTTTCCTTTGGCTAATTTATGAGACCTAAGTGGAAAGTGTTACGAATACACTATATAAAATCTGAAAAACAGAGGATGAATGGCAATGAACCAATTTCCGCCTCAGGAATTCCGTACTATTCGGGGATATGAACTGAAAAAACAAAATGAGAGCAGACTTACGCCTGCTCTTGAGGATTATTTAGAAATGGCATACCGGTTATGTCTGGAAGAAAGCTGTATCCGCATAAACAAGCTTTCAGAACGTCTGCACGTCCGCCCTCCGTCTGCATCAAAGATGGTGTCCAAGCTTGTTCAGCTGGGTTATTTAAGGTACGATCGATTTGAGAACATCCTGCTGACTGATGAGGGAAGAGTAACGGGCTGTTATCTTCTGGAACGTCATAATACTTTGGAGCATTTTTTTATCATGCTTAAAAGTCAGCGGCCTTTGGAAGAAGCAGAGATGGTTGAACACATGCTGGGTGATTTGACTGTATTGGAAATAAAGGTTCTGATGGAGTTTTTTATCCAAAATCCAGATATTGAAAAACAGTTTAAGAGTTTTAGGGATATGGTTATCTTTCCGGAAGACATTCCGGAAGAATAACTGGTGTTCAATGATCAAGGAAAACGTTTGTTTGTGTTTTACAGCTATGCTCTTGCTGGAAATCATGTTAGGCTTCTGCCTTCCCTGAAAACAGAAAAACCACATGCCCTATCCCAGTTCCGGGCATGTGGTTAAGCTGTGAGATCCTGTTTGATTATAGTGGAATATCCTCATATGTGGGTACGGCCTCATGGCTGTTTGGCGGGAGAAAGGTCCTGGCATTGCCGCCGCTTCTTATAAGCAGCCTTTTATAGGTTGCATCCACGCCGATCGCCCCAAGGGGAGCTGTGATCAGGATTGCCAAAACAGCAACCGTCAGAATCGTATTACCGGCCCCAACGCCTGCCGCCAAAGGAAGCCCGCCGATTGCCGCCTGCACAGTTGCCTTGGGCAAATAGGCAATGGCACAAAACAGACGTTCCTTTGCGCTTATGGGAGTTTTGGCAAGGCAGATAAATACGCCGCATATCCGTATCAGCAAAGCGATAAAGATGAGAGCGACGGCTATAAATCCAGCCTTTGCCGCATAGCTTATGTCCACTGTTGCACCCACCAATATGAACAGCATCAATTCCGCGGCAACCCAGATTTTAGAAAACTTGCCTGACAGGCGCTTTGCTAAAATATCGTACTGCTTCAGGAGGGTGCCGCCTAAAGCCATGACAGCCAGCAAACCGGACATAGGCACATAGGCTTTTATGGCTGTTTCAAGAGAAACCAGAAGGAACGCAGTGCTTAATAAAATCAAAATCTTGGCGGTATCTCGCATGTGGATTTTTTGAAACACCTTCACCAGAGCAAGACCCAGTAAAATGCCCACCAACAAGCCTGTCACAATGGCAGCGGGTATTTTAAGAAGGCTTATGGCATCAAAGCTGCTTCCCTCATACATACCCATAAATGATGTAAAAAGGACAATGACATAAATGTCATCAACGGACGCTCCGGCCATAATAAGCTGCGGAATACTTTTTGCCCTGCCGTAGCCGTTTTCCATCAGCTTTAACATTTTAGGAACGATAACCGCCGGGGAGACCGCGCCCAGCACCGTTCCCATGATAGCCGCTTCCAAATGGGAAATAGGAAAGAACATAGGTGCAAAAACAGTAGTGGCGGCTATTTCAAAACTTGCCGGAATAAAGCACATAAGAATTGCAGGACGGCCGACCTTTTTCAAATCCTTAATATCCAGCGCCAGCCCTGCCCTTGTGAGAATTACGATCAGGGCAATTTGCCTTAAATCAGCGGAAACATTCAACAGCTCCGGCGCGATTAGATTCAGCGCATACGGCCCTAGCACAATACCGGTGAGAAGCATGCCAACAAGGCCGGGGAGTTTTAGTTTCTGCATGGTTCCGCTCAATATCATACCGCAGAGAACCATCATTGCAAGACTGAAAAGCATATATTTCCTCCTTTGTGCAGAAATGTAAAAAAGCCGACACTTCTGCAATAAAATAATCGCAGAAGTCATCAGCTTAATAAGCGGTTCGGCTATAATCAGCACGGGGAGAACTTCATTCCCTCGGGTTATTATAGCAAAGACGGGGGTAAATTTCAAGAAATATATTTATATCACTGGTTTTCTTTGCCTTTTTTAAGGAATAACGGTACAATATTTCTATAAACAAAATCAGCATAACATAGTTGTTATTTTCATTCAAAATTCAACCAGCAGGCATCCCTTTATAAAAATTGGGTATTCCCAAGAAAGGAAACGGAACATAATATAGCTTCATGATTAATGCTCGTATTTTCACAGGGAGAATGGGAGTGAAAGATATTAACAGGAAAATCATTGATTCAATCAGGGATATCAAAGGACTTGAGGCAATGGTGCCTGGCGCTTGTGCAGACATGGATCGCCGGTAACAGCAAATAAAACTCAAATTAGGAGGGCAGCGCCATATGACGGAATATAAAGATAAGAAGGAATTGATGGATGAAATTTCAAACCGGGCAAAATTATTCATTGATGAATTCTCTCATATTAAGGAGGACGATAAGGACAAACTGATCGACGGTGTGGACAGAACTCCGGCGCAGATGGTTGCTTATCAATTGGGCTGGCTTAACCTCCTTCTTTATTGGGAGGATGAGGAGCAGCAGGGAAATACAGTGATAACCCCGCATCCTGATTATAAATGGAACAATCTTGGCGGATTATATGAGAGCTTTTACAGGCAATATGAGAAATACAGTTTGCAGGAATTATGCACCATGTTTCAGGAAGCGGTACAAAAGATCATAGAGCTGACAGAACAATATACGGATGCCCAGCTTTTTCAGCCCGGAGTCAGAAAATGGGCTTCTTCAACACCTTCCAGCTGGGCAGTCTGGAAATGGATCCACATCAACACGGTTGCACCTTTCAAATCCTTTAGAAGTAAGGTCAGAAAATGGAAGAAGCTGAATTGCGGCTGAATGTCTGTTGTCCATATATTCGGCTGCAATTAATATTTCCTTCTTCCATTACATTTCATTGTTTATAATTGCTGCAATATGTCACTGGTTCCTATGTATTGGGGGGCTGAGGAAAAAGAGCACAAGCCCAGACATAATGGTGGCTATTCCGATACCCTGCTGAAGGGAAATTGCTTCATTTAAAATAAAATAGGCCAGAATACATGTGCCAATGGTTTCTCCTAAAATGCTCATGGATATCACTGTTGCAGGAATCCACTTTAAAAGCCAGTTAAAAATAAATTGTCCGAATACCGTTGAAATCAGCGCCAGACCCCCAAACGCCATCCAGGTAGCTCCGGAATAGCCGGTAAAAGGATTGCCTTCGATTATGGCATAGCATCCTAAAAACGCGGAACTGCTTAAATAGCTTATGACAGAATAGGGGACAGCAGATAATTCCTTTCTTACTGCCTGCCCTATGAAAAAATACAAGCTGATAATACTCGCCGCCAATAACGCCAATAAATCCCCAAACAGAGCCTGGGAGCTAATTTGAAAATCTCCCCATCCGATCATAAAGCAGCCCATAATGGCGATCACACATCCCCCGATTGCCAGCTTGTGGAATCGTTCTTTTAGAAACACATATCCGATGGCAATGGAGAAAAGGGGCTGCAAGGTTACAATGACCGTTGAACTGGCCACTGACGTATGCCGCAGGGATTCAAACCACAGCATATAATGGGCGGATAAAAGAAGTCCTGACAAAATCCCAAACGTCCATTGTTTTTTTGATAGAGAAAGCAGCTGACGTTTGTTTTGTTTGCTGCTCAGTAAAAATGGCAAGAGGATCAGAGCGGCAAAAAACAACCGGAAAAATGCTGTTATGGCAGAGGGGGCATTGGCCAGACGCACAAAAATTGCGGAGGTGGAAAGGGAAAAGACGCCAAAAAGCAGAGCCAGGTACAATCCGATGTTAGTTTTCAAAGTTTTTCTCCTATGTAGTAAATGACTTATACATGATACCGTATCATGCATAAGTCATTATAGTATGATCTTTTTCTAAAAGCCAGAGTTTTATATTATTCAGACTCAAAAAAAGTTTCTTCTTTCTTTGACAAGAGTTCCTGACTTGCGTTGATTCGGTAACTGTTGCTGGCCATATTATAATGTTTCCTGAAACAGCTGCTGAAATATTTTGGATCGCGGAACCCAACCTTTTCGCTGATTTCATATGAGCGAAGCTGCGTGGTCAATAGCAGCTCAGCAGCTTTTTTCAGCCTTAATTCTGTCAGATATTTTGTAAAGGTGGTATCTGTTTCAACCTTGAACAGACGGCTTAAATAGCTGGCATTCAGATAGAATCTGCCCGCCACAGAGCTAAGGCTTAAGTCCGGATTTTCAAAATTATTTTCCATATATCGAAGAATGGCATGGATGGTGTTGGTATTTTTCTCAGTTCGTATGGAGGAAAAGGTCTCAATAATTGCACGGATTAAATTATGTACCATATTTTCCAATTCCGCTGCAGTTTCCAGGCGGAATAGGCGTTCATATGCAGCCAGGGAATAGCGGAAGGCATCAGTACCACGGAGTCCGGATTGAATCAGCATATCAGATAAATGATTTATGATGGTTGAAACTGTTACACGGATTGGAATGATATCCGTATAATCATCCGTAATCTGGTTGGTGATACAGTGGTTTATCAGCGCAATGGAAGCAGGCAGATCTTCTGATTTAACGGCTTCCAGTATGGATGCAATGGCATCTTCTAAATGAAAGGAGGAATTTTGCTTTTCAGTTTTAATATAGTCATATAAAATTACCTGGTTTTTACCTGAGACCGTGCGGTATTTAACAGCTTCCACCGCATTTTGATAGGAATTGCGTATTTGCGATAAAGTGGAAACAGCATTACCGATTCCTATTGTAACGCTGCAGGGAAGCTGTTCCAGTAAAATGACTTTCACATGCTCCAGTGTGCTGGAAAGGGGCATAGCCGGGGCGTTGGAGAGAATAACGTTGGTGTGATTATAATCAAAAAAAAGGTACACATTTTCGTGTTTTTTCAGTTCCTTACTTAGGATCCGGGCGCATTCCATGGAAAGCAGGTAAGGATTTTCACTGTTCTTATTGCCTGGAATATCCTCGGAAGAAAGTGAGACAATGGCCACCTGAAAATACGGATTTGCGAAATCAACAGATAAAAACTGGAGCCGCCGGATAATGCTCCCGATATCAGCAGACGGAAGCATAAGTGCATTCAAATTATTTTCTATTAAAAAGTCCCGGCTGTCAGTAAAGTATTCCTTCAGTTTTTCTAATTCATTATCTCTATCCTGTTCATGGAAAATATCTTCCTTTAGTTTTTGTATGACAGTTAAAATCTTTTCCTCATCAATAGGCTTCAGCAGATAAGCGGATACACCTGCGTCAATTCCGCGGGAAGCATAGTTAAAGTCGCTGTGGCCGGAGAGGAGGACAATCTTAATGTAGGGATAGGCCTCCCTGACTTTCTGGCTGAATTCTATCCCATCCATAAAATTCATACAGATATCAGAAAATATTATATTGGGCTGCAGTTCCTCTACTAATTGCAGCCCCTCTTCCGCACAGGTACATTCCCCGCATATCTCAATTCCGAGAGACTGCCAGTCAATGCAGTATTTTAACAGGCTGCGGACATGCTTTTCGTCATCAACAATCAG of the Lacrimispora indolis DSM 755 genome contains:
- a CDS encoding response regulator, producing the protein MRNRLKLLIVDDEKHVRSLLKYCIDWQSLGIEICGECTCAEEGLQLVEELQPNIIFSDICMNFMDGIEFSQKVREAYPYIKIVLLSGHSDFNYASRGIDAGVSAYLLKPIDEEKILTVIQKLKEDIFHEQDRDNELEKLKEYFTDSRDFLIENNLNALMLPSADIGSIIRRLQFLSVDFANPYFQVAIVSLSSEDIPGNKNSENPYLLSMECARILSKELKKHENVYLFFDYNHTNVILSNAPAMPLSSTLEHVKVILLEQLPCSVTIGIGNAVSTLSQIRNSYQNAVEAVKYRTVSGKNQVILYDYIKTEKQNSSFHLEDAIASILEAVKSEDLPASIALINHCITNQITDDYTDIIPIRVTVSTIINHLSDMLIQSGLRGTDAFRYSLAAYERLFRLETAAELENMVHNLIRAIIETFSSIRTEKNTNTIHAILRYMENNFENPDLSLSSVAGRFYLNASYLSRLFKVETDTTFTKYLTELRLKKAAELLLTTQLRSYEISEKVGFRDPKYFSSCFRKHYNMASNSYRINASQELLSKKEETFFESE